One part of the Thiothrix nivea DSM 5205 genome encodes these proteins:
- a CDS encoding efflux RND transporter permease subunit, whose product MNVSAWSIRNPVPAILLFALLTFLGVKGFKSLGIQNFPDIDLPTIIVNASLEGADPAQLESEVARKIENQLATINGVKHVRTTLTDSSASIATEFDIEKDTEVALNEVRNAVDTIRANLPAQMNDPVVSKVTTAGSPLVTFTVASASMDEEALSWFVDNDITRALMAVKGVGKVSRVGGVDREVRIELDPALMTGMGVTAADVSTRLGQMQQDAPGGRGDVGGGIQSVRTLGRVDTAAELGAIDIPLSNGRHVRLDQIAHIRDTVAERSTYALLNGKAVVGFQITRVRGASEIDVVNGVRAEIAKFASAHPQVQIAEAYDTIERIQANYTGSMHLLYEGAALAILVVFLFLRNLRATLVSAAALPLAIIPTFMAMQYFGFSLNILTLLALALVVGVLVDDAIVEVENIERHLHMGKTPYQAAMEAADEIGLAVIATTFTLVAVFLPTAFMGGVPGKFFKSFGITAAVAVFFSLAVARLLTPMMAAYFLKPHPPKEQKDGLIMRLYMRTVAWCLKHRIITLVAAIAIFVASLQIVPLLPKGFVPPADTALTSVSLEMQPGTTLDETYAVAEQARQLLAPLPDVKKVFTMVGGGGGVSSGPFAMSSGTDSRKATLTLQLTTREERSRAQTAVENDIRQALKPLPGVRFTVGSGGAGDKMQVVLASDDGDLLIKTAQGAERDLRTMQGIGNVVSGASLQRPEIHIKPDYARAAELGISTEALGQVVRVATNGDFSTRLPKLNLPQRQVPIRVQFDEAVRADLDTIRQLRIPGRNGSVPLAAVADVQLGSGPSQIDRYDRKRNVSIDVELNGLPVGQVNAMVEKLPSLKTLPPGVEQQSSGDAERMAELFGGFGGAMLIGVLFIYIVLVLLFHDFLQPITILAALPLSVGGALVALLVTGSSFSMPAVIGLLMLMGIVTKNSILLVDYAVMARERDQNGRVPALLDACHKRARPIVMTTIAMGAGMMPTALGLAADPSFRQPMAIVVIGGLVASTFLSLLVVPAVFTFIDDILVGFRKVSHKLKHAEA is encoded by the coding sequence ATGAACGTTTCCGCCTGGTCGATCCGCAACCCGGTTCCAGCCATCCTACTGTTTGCGCTGCTGACTTTCCTCGGCGTCAAAGGCTTCAAATCGCTGGGCATCCAGAACTTCCCCGACATTGACTTGCCGACCATCATTGTCAATGCCTCGCTGGAAGGCGCTGACCCGGCACAGCTGGAAAGCGAAGTCGCCCGCAAGATCGAAAACCAGCTTGCCACCATCAACGGCGTCAAGCACGTCCGCACTACCCTGACCGACAGCAGCGCCAGCATTGCCACCGAATTCGACATCGAGAAAGATACCGAGGTCGCGCTGAATGAAGTCCGCAATGCCGTCGACACCATCCGCGCCAACCTGCCCGCACAAATGAACGACCCGGTGGTTTCCAAAGTCACCACCGCAGGCAGCCCGCTGGTCACCTTCACGGTCGCCTCCGCCAGCATGGATGAGGAAGCCCTGTCGTGGTTCGTCGACAATGACATTACCCGTGCGCTAATGGCAGTCAAAGGCGTAGGCAAAGTGTCACGGGTTGGCGGAGTTGACCGCGAAGTCCGCATCGAACTTGACCCTGCCCTGATGACGGGGATGGGCGTCACTGCTGCCGACGTTTCCACCCGCTTGGGGCAAATGCAGCAGGATGCGCCCGGCGGACGTGGCGATGTCGGTGGCGGCATCCAGTCCGTGCGTACCCTAGGGCGGGTTGATACGGCGGCTGAACTCGGCGCAATCGACATCCCGCTGTCTAACGGGCGGCATGTACGTCTCGACCAGATTGCCCATATCCGCGACACCGTTGCCGAACGTTCCACCTATGCCCTGCTTAATGGCAAAGCGGTGGTCGGTTTCCAGATCACGCGGGTACGTGGCGCCAGTGAAATCGACGTGGTGAACGGGGTACGCGCGGAAATTGCCAAATTTGCCAGCGCCCATCCGCAAGTACAGATTGCCGAAGCCTACGACACCATCGAGCGCATCCAGGCCAACTACACCGGCTCCATGCACCTGCTGTACGAAGGCGCGGCGCTTGCCATCCTGGTGGTGTTCCTGTTCCTGCGCAACCTGCGCGCCACGCTGGTGTCGGCAGCTGCCCTGCCACTGGCAATTATCCCCACCTTCATGGCGATGCAATATTTCGGCTTCTCGCTCAACATCCTCACCTTACTGGCATTGGCGCTGGTCGTCGGGGTGCTGGTGGATGACGCCATCGTGGAAGTGGAAAACATCGAACGCCACTTGCACATGGGCAAAACGCCGTATCAGGCGGCTATGGAAGCGGCGGATGAAATCGGTCTGGCGGTCATTGCCACCACCTTTACGCTGGTAGCCGTATTCCTGCCCACTGCCTTCATGGGCGGCGTACCCGGCAAGTTCTTCAAATCCTTCGGCATTACCGCCGCCGTCGCGGTATTCTTCTCACTGGCGGTAGCGCGCTTACTGACGCCGATGATGGCGGCCTACTTCCTCAAGCCACATCCGCCAAAGGAACAAAAAGACGGCCTGATCATGCGCCTCTACATGCGGACTGTCGCCTGGTGCCTGAAACACCGCATCATCACTTTGGTAGCCGCCATCGCCATTTTCGTCGCCTCCCTACAAATCGTGCCGTTGCTGCCGAAAGGCTTCGTGCCGCCTGCCGATACCGCGCTGACCTCCGTTTCGCTGGAAATGCAACCGGGAACCACGCTGGATGAAACCTACGCGGTTGCCGAACAGGCTCGCCAGTTGCTTGCCCCCCTGCCAGATGTGAAAAAAGTCTTCACCATGGTGGGCGGCGGCGGTGGCGTCAGCAGCGGCCCATTCGCCATGAGCAGCGGCACGGATTCACGCAAGGCCACCCTGACCCTGCAACTGACTACCCGCGAAGAGCGTTCACGGGCGCAAACCGCCGTGGAAAACGACATCCGTCAAGCCCTCAAACCGCTGCCGGGGGTACGTTTCACCGTTGGTTCCGGTGGCGCGGGCGACAAGATGCAGGTGGTACTGGCCAGCGATGACGGCGACCTGCTGATCAAGACCGCGCAAGGCGCAGAACGCGACCTACGCACCATGCAGGGCATCGGCAACGTGGTATCCGGCGCAAGCCTGCAACGCCCGGAAATCCACATCAAGCCGGATTACGCCCGCGCTGCCGAACTCGGCATCAGCACCGAAGCCCTCGGGCAAGTGGTGCGCGTCGCCACCAACGGTGACTTTTCCACCCGCCTGCCCAAACTCAACCTGCCACAGCGGCAAGTGCCGATCCGCGTGCAATTCGACGAAGCAGTACGCGCCGACCTCGACACCATCCGCCAGTTGCGGATTCCGGGGCGCAATGGTTCCGTGCCACTGGCAGCAGTGGCGGATGTACAACTGGGTAGCGGCCCCTCCCAGATCGACCGCTACGACCGCAAGCGCAACGTCAGCATTGACGTGGAACTGAATGGCCTGCCAGTCGGGCAAGTCAATGCGATGGTGGAGAAACTGCCTTCCCTGAAAACCCTGCCGCCCGGCGTTGAGCAGCAAAGTTCCGGCGATGCCGAGCGTATGGCGGAACTGTTCGGCGGCTTTGGTGGGGCGATGCTGATCGGCGTGCTGTTTATCTACATCGTGCTGGTGCTGCTGTTCCACGATTTTCTGCAACCGATCACGATTCTGGCAGCGTTGCCACTATCGGTGGGCGGGGCATTGGTCGCTTTGCTGGTGACGGGCAGCAGTTTTTCGATGCCTGCGGTCATCGGCCTGCTGATGCTGATGGGGATCGTGACCAAGAACTCGATCCTGTTGGTGGATTACGCCGTGATGGCGCGGGAACGTGACCAGAACGGACGTGTTCCTGCCTTGCTGGACGCCTGCCACAAGCGGGCAAGGCCGATCGTGATGACCACCATCGCCATGGGCGCGGGCATGATGCCGACCGCGCTGGGGCTGGCGGCTGACCCGAGTTTCCGCCAGCCAATGGCGATTGTGGTGATTGGCGGGTTGGTGGCTTCCACTTTCCTGAGTTTGCTGGTGGTACCGGCGGTGTTTACGTTTATTGATGACATCCTGGTCGGTTTCAGGAAGGTGAGCCACAAGTTGAAACATGCGGAGGCTTGA
- a CDS encoding YajD family HNH nuclease has translation MKPEHEAIVIKARKNADERAKGYREQALRMYPWVCGRCGREFTHANLRELTVHHRNHDHDYNPPDGSNWELLCLYCHDYEHQKLLEAAYGGSAGTQGPAAATHNPFANLKEKMKKK, from the coding sequence ATGAAACCGGAACACGAAGCCATCGTCATCAAGGCACGCAAAAACGCTGATGAACGCGCCAAAGGCTACCGCGAACAGGCGCTGAGAATGTACCCGTGGGTATGCGGACGTTGTGGCCGCGAATTTACTCACGCCAACCTGCGCGAACTGACCGTGCATCACCGCAACCACGACCACGACTACAACCCGCCGGATGGCAGCAACTGGGAACTGCTATGCCTCTACTGCCACGACTACGAACACCAGAAACTGCTGGAAGCCGCCTATGGCGGGTCAGCAGGGACGCAAGGCCCAGCCGCAGCCACCCACAACCCCTTCGCCAACCTGAAAGAAAAAATGAAAAAGAAATAA
- the lysS gene encoding lysine--tRNA ligase, which produces MSEQELPQEHSDDNKLITQRREKLAKLREQGVAFPNNVVRDNNAADLHAQYGEHDKPWFEENPVEVTVAGRMMLKRLMGKASFATISDVSGRIQLYTQKNVLGDELFTEYSHWDLGDIIWAAGTLFKTQTGELSVKVKEIRLLTKSLRPLPEKFHGLTDHEQRYRQRYIDLIMNHETRDAFVVRSKIVSYIRNFFIQRDFLEVETPMLQVIPGGATARPFITHHNALDLPMYLRIAPELYLKRLVVGGFERVFEINRNFRNEGLSTRHNPEFTMIEFYQAYATYHDLMDLTEALMRGIATDVIGSSEVVYQGETFDFSQPFTRISVRDSILHFNPNVTGEQIDTLEGARAVATSLGIPLKDSYGLGKVQIEIFEKTVEHRLMQPTFITEYPAEVSPLARRNDANPFITDRFEFFVGGREIGNGFSELNDAEDQAERFMQQVADKDAGDDEAMHYDADYVRALEYGMPPTAGQGIGIDRLVMLFTDAPSIRDVILFPHMRPEGCVGLVLAADGAKRNP; this is translated from the coding sequence ATGAGCGAACAAGAACTCCCTCAAGAACATTCCGATGACAACAAACTGATTACGCAACGCCGCGAAAAGCTGGCGAAACTGCGTGAACAGGGTGTGGCATTCCCCAACAACGTGGTGCGCGACAACAATGCCGCTGACCTGCACGCGCAGTACGGCGAACACGACAAGCCGTGGTTTGAGGAAAACCCGGTGGAAGTGACCGTCGCCGGGCGCATGATGCTCAAGCGTTTGATGGGCAAGGCCAGTTTCGCCACTATTTCGGACGTATCTGGCCGCATCCAGCTTTACACCCAGAAAAACGTGCTGGGCGATGAGCTGTTTACCGAATACAGCCACTGGGACTTGGGCGATATTATCTGGGCGGCGGGTACGCTGTTCAAAACCCAGACGGGCGAGCTGTCGGTCAAGGTCAAGGAAATCCGCCTGCTGACCAAATCGCTGCGCCCACTGCCGGAAAAATTCCACGGTTTGACTGACCATGAGCAGCGTTACCGCCAGCGCTACATCGACCTGATCATGAACCACGAAACCCGTGATGCGTTTGTGGTGCGTTCCAAGATCGTCAGTTATATCCGCAATTTCTTCATCCAGCGCGACTTTCTGGAAGTGGAAACGCCGATGTTGCAGGTGATTCCGGGCGGGGCGACCGCACGGCCTTTCATCACGCATCACAATGCGCTGGATTTGCCCATGTATTTGCGGATTGCGCCGGAGTTGTACCTCAAGCGGCTGGTAGTGGGCGGTTTCGAACGCGTGTTTGAAATTAACCGCAATTTCCGCAACGAGGGGCTTTCCACCCGCCATAACCCTGAATTCACCATGATCGAATTCTATCAGGCGTATGCGACCTACCATGACCTGATGGATTTGACCGAAGCGCTGATGCGCGGCATTGCTACCGATGTGATTGGCAGCAGCGAAGTCGTCTATCAGGGTGAAACCTTCGATTTCAGCCAGCCGTTTACGCGTATCAGCGTGCGTGATTCCATCTTGCACTTTAACCCGAATGTCACAGGTGAGCAGATTGACACGCTGGAAGGGGCGCGGGCTGTTGCTACCAGCCTCGGTATTCCGCTCAAGGATAGTTATGGCCTCGGCAAAGTGCAGATCGAAATCTTCGAGAAAACCGTTGAGCATCGCCTGATGCAGCCGACTTTCATTACCGAGTATCCGGCGGAAGTGTCACCGCTGGCTCGTCGCAACGACGCCAACCCGTTCATTACTGACCGTTTCGAGTTCTTCGTCGGCGGGCGTGAGATTGGTAACGGTTTCTCCGAGTTGAATGACGCGGAAGACCAGGCCGAGCGTTTCATGCAACAGGTGGCGGACAAGGATGCGGGTGATGATGAAGCCATGCACTACGACGCCGATTACGTGCGGGCACTGGAATACGGAATGCCGCCGACAGCGGGGCAGGGGATCGGGATTGACCGGCTGGTGATGCTGTTTACCGATGCGCCGTCGATCAGGGATGTGATTTTGTTCCCCCATATGCGGCCAGAAGGATGTGTAGGGCTTGTCCTCGCAGCGGATGGAGCGAAGCGGAACCCGTAA
- a CDS encoding efflux RND transporter periplasmic adaptor subunit encodes MKNSTALAIRSLFLASVLAALPSLPVRAEEAPDALPAKPALAVSVATPVEESWNTGITANGAIAPWHEAIIASEIGGLRVTDVLVDIGDEVKKGQELVRLAQAAVKADVAQKQASLAEARANAERARLLKSSGALPAQQIDQYLTGEAVAEAALEAQQIRLAQTRILAPDDGVISSRAATLGAVVQTGTELFRLVRQNRVEWQAAVTSQDMGRVQPGQKARLNLPDGGSVEGEVRVVSPTLDANTRNATAYISLPPGNPAKPGMFAEGEILTGSETALTVPQASVILRDGKNYVFALGTDNKVMQRSVKTGRRANGKVEILDGLSTDAKVVATGGAFLNDGDTVEVVDKPPASSLGDKPEGKS; translated from the coding sequence ATGAAGAATTCTACTGCGCTTGCTATCCGTTCATTGTTTCTTGCGTCTGTACTGGCAGCCCTACCCTCACTGCCGGTACGGGCGGAAGAAGCGCCCGATGCCCTGCCCGCCAAGCCTGCGCTGGCGGTAAGTGTTGCCACGCCGGTGGAAGAAAGCTGGAATACCGGCATCACCGCCAACGGTGCCATTGCCCCGTGGCACGAAGCCATCATTGCCTCCGAAATCGGCGGCCTGCGCGTCACCGACGTGCTGGTGGATATTGGCGACGAAGTGAAAAAAGGCCAGGAACTGGTACGGCTTGCGCAAGCCGCCGTGAAAGCTGATGTCGCGCAAAAGCAGGCCAGCCTCGCTGAAGCCCGTGCCAACGCCGAGCGCGCCCGCCTCCTGAAAAGCAGCGGCGCATTGCCTGCCCAGCAGATTGACCAGTACCTGACCGGCGAAGCGGTGGCGGAAGCCGCGCTGGAAGCCCAGCAAATCCGCCTCGCGCAAACCCGCATCCTCGCCCCGGATGATGGCGTGATCTCCTCCCGCGCCGCCACCCTCGGCGCAGTCGTACAAACCGGTACCGAACTGTTCCGTCTGGTACGCCAAAACCGCGTGGAATGGCAAGCAGCCGTCACCAGCCAGGATATGGGGCGCGTGCAGCCCGGCCAGAAAGCCCGCTTGAACCTACCGGATGGCGGCAGCGTGGAAGGCGAAGTGCGCGTAGTTTCCCCCACCCTCGACGCCAATACCCGCAACGCCACCGCCTACATCAGCCTGCCACCGGGCAACCCAGCCAAACCCGGCATGTTCGCTGAGGGCGAAATCCTCACCGGCTCGGAAACCGCGTTGACCGTGCCGCAAGCCAGCGTGATCCTGCGCGACGGTAAAAATTACGTGTTTGCACTCGGCACAGACAACAAGGTCATGCAACGTTCCGTCAAAACCGGGCGACGCGCCAATGGCAAGGTGGAAATCCTCGACGGCCTGAGTACAGACGCCAAGGTGGTGGCTACCGGTGGCGCGTTCCTGAATGACGGGGATACAGTGGAAGTGGTCGACAAGCCACCTGCCAGCAGCCTGGGTGACAAACCAGAGGGTAAATCATGA
- a CDS encoding PKD domain-containing protein, with protein sequence MIIGVRKSGVLYHRLIYALWANICNRAYLVTGCLQSLSKGAFMKLVSSSNWRLSIGGFTALLLVTSLLTACGGGSANNTAGNSSASGDAAGNVVAENNAPTADAGTNRTANKKTSVTLDGSASFDPDGEIVSYAWKQTAGTEVEWIDAAAANAVFTMPDVLADETLTFELTVTDNSGGKAYSSVNVLVRNRLTGYFIAPPVAGLHYQTPTLSGETGTKGEFEYNDNEQVTFTIGDISLGTALAAPQVTPFDLVGITPPMAAAEVDKAIQDFWNTKKPTPLGVVANIAQFLQTVDEDANPDNGIAIPPALHDVATGQALDFSKIPVRPGYSGYWLEWDNRYSPLYRFIGLARLAGLWGGVRVVRDPLYALDSLYAGLGLVPDISVFSKKPGDRSYYNASWTCDYNANGRQTQCYYEYPPSVTRGLIFNGRADGPPWEWDANGGATKYNRFTMFDDGKGKGGSKRKYSYSGYTAMYSYYYPYYSRTWAMDPMANKITESVWKEDGSLSSYAVHSFDRQGNKVLEEYDSDGDGNIDSRNAYAYTYDEQGNKVLEEFDKDADGNADSRNAYAYDGQGNKVLEEFDKDADGNADSRNAYAYDGQGNKVLEEFDKDADGNADSRNAYAYDGQGNKVLEEFDNDADGNADSRYTYAYDGQGNQVLKEYDSSDADSNADSRYIYAYDGQGHKVLEEYDSDADGNVDSRYIYTYNVDGILVLREYDSNADGIIDHRYENENLSTDIYIKTGKWANYLDWEWWPYIDDIGKKLTGMNAS encoded by the coding sequence GTGATTATTGGTGTTCGCAAATCCGGTGTTCTGTATCACAGATTAATTTATGCGTTGTGGGCTAACATTTGTAACAGGGCTTATCTAGTAACTGGATGTTTACAAAGTTTATCAAAAGGTGCGTTTATGAAACTGGTATCGTCAAGCAATTGGCGGCTTTCAATAGGGGGATTTACGGCGTTATTGCTGGTCACATCGCTGCTGACAGCGTGTGGTGGTGGTTCCGCCAATAATACGGCAGGTAATTCGTCTGCGAGTGGGGATGCTGCGGGTAATGTGGTTGCGGAGAATAATGCGCCAACTGCTGACGCGGGTACGAACCGGACAGCCAATAAAAAAACCTCGGTGACGCTGGATGGCAGCGCCAGTTTTGACCCCGATGGGGAGATTGTCAGTTATGCCTGGAAACAGACGGCAGGCACAGAAGTGGAGTGGATAGATGCCGCTGCCGCAAACGCAGTGTTTACCATGCCAGATGTGTTGGCGGATGAAACCCTCACCTTTGAACTGACAGTAACGGATAATAGTGGTGGCAAAGCCTACAGTTCGGTCAATGTGCTGGTCAGGAACCGGTTGACGGGGTATTTCATTGCCCCACCGGTGGCTGGCCTGCATTATCAGACGCCCACTTTGTCTGGTGAAACCGGTACGAAGGGCGAGTTTGAATATAACGATAATGAACAAGTGACTTTTACGATTGGTGATATTTCCCTGGGTACTGCTTTGGCGGCTCCGCAAGTGACACCGTTTGATCTCGTGGGGATCACGCCGCCGATGGCCGCGGCGGAGGTCGATAAGGCAATCCAGGATTTCTGGAATACCAAAAAGCCAACCCCGCTGGGGGTGGTGGCCAATATTGCCCAGTTCCTCCAGACTGTTGACGAAGACGCCAACCCGGATAACGGGATTGCCATACCTCCCGCCTTGCATGACGTTGCCACCGGCCAAGCGTTGGATTTCAGCAAGATTCCGGTCAGGCCGGGGTATTCCGGGTATTGGCTTGAATGGGATAACCGCTATTCACCGTTATACCGGTTTATTGGCTTGGCAAGGCTCGCCGGTTTGTGGGGTGGTGTGCGCGTGGTGCGTGACCCGTTGTATGCATTGGATTCCCTCTATGCGGGGCTTGGGCTTGTGCCTGATATTTCAGTATTTTCCAAGAAACCAGGAGACCGATCATATTACAATGCCAGTTGGACTTGCGACTATAACGCCAATGGTAGGCAAACCCAATGTTACTATGAATACCCTCCTTCCGTTACTCGTGGGCTGATCTTTAATGGCCGTGCTGACGGTCCTCCTTGGGAATGGGACGCCAACGGTGGCGCTACAAAATACAATCGTTTTACCATGTTTGATGATGGCAAGGGCAAGGGGGGAAGCAAGAGAAAATATAGTTATAGTGGGTATACAGCCATGTACTCATATTATTACCCATATTATTCCCGGACTTGGGCGATGGATCCTATGGCCAACAAAATCACTGAATCTGTTTGGAAGGAGGATGGATCTTTGTCCAGTTATGCCGTCCATTCCTTTGACAGGCAGGGTAACAAAGTGCTGGAAGAATACGACAGCGATGGTGACGGTAATATAGACTCACGTAACGCATACGCCTATACCTATGATGAGCAGGGCAACAAAGTGCTGGAAGAGTTCGATAAAGATGCTGACGGCAATGCAGACTCACGTAACGCTTATGCCTATGATGGGCAAGGCAACAAAGTGCTGGAAGAGTTCGATAAAGATGCTGATGGCAATGCGGACTCACGTAACGCCTATGCCTATGATGGGCAAGGCAACAAAGTGCTGGAAGAGTTCGATAAAGATGCTGATGGCAATGCGGACTCACGTAACGCCTATGCCTATGATGGGCAAGGCAACAAAGTGCTGGAAGAGTTCGACAACGACGCGGACGGTAATGCAGACTCACGTTACACATATGCCTATGATGGACAGGGTAATCAAGTCTTGAAGGAGTACGATAGCAGCGACGCTGACAGCAATGCAGACTCACGTTACATATACGCCTATGACGGCCAGGGCCACAAGGTGTTGGAGGAATACGACAGCGATGCTGACGGCAATGTAGATTCGCGTTACATATACACCTATAACGTAGACGGGATTTTGGTTTTGCGTGAATACGATAGTAACGCTGATGGCATTATCGATCATCGTTACGAAAACGAAAATTTATCGACTGATATTTACATCAAGACTGGTAAATGGGCAAATTATCTAGATTGGGAATGGTGGCCTTATATAGATGATATAGGCAAGAAGCTAACCGGTATGAATGCTTCGTAA
- the trxA gene encoding thioredoxin, translating to MADSPYIFEANPQNFQQVVLENSYQVPVLVDFWADWCQPCKTLMPLLAKLADEYQGGFILVKVNTDQHQQLAQQFGVRNLPTVKVIKEGRIVDEFMGVQPEGEIRKIINRHRVRKTEPYRQQALAMYESGDLTGAVQLMEQVVQHEPDFYEAVIELAGMLIQSERAEEAEFMLQAVPPDAIENEILSQLLAEAKKAKLQAQVVGVDTSALEQRLAENPDDLATMLELAKIRVAMDDIEGGLELYFTVHKKDSNFQDGAGKQGMLSTFELIGAKNPLVKKYRNKMFSLIY from the coding sequence ATGGCCGATTCCCCCTACATCTTTGAAGCGAACCCGCAAAATTTCCAGCAGGTGGTGCTGGAAAACTCTTATCAAGTTCCGGTGCTGGTAGATTTCTGGGCTGACTGGTGTCAGCCATGCAAGACGCTGATGCCGCTGCTGGCGAAACTGGCCGACGAATACCAGGGCGGTTTCATCCTGGTCAAGGTCAACACCGACCAGCACCAGCAACTGGCGCAGCAATTCGGCGTGCGCAACCTGCCCACCGTTAAGGTGATTAAGGAAGGGCGTATTGTCGACGAATTCATGGGCGTGCAGCCGGAAGGTGAAATCCGCAAGATCATCAACCGTCACCGCGTGCGCAAGACCGAGCCGTACCGCCAGCAGGCATTGGCGATGTACGAAAGCGGCGACCTGACAGGCGCGGTGCAATTGATGGAACAGGTCGTGCAGCACGAACCGGATTTCTACGAAGCGGTGATTGAACTGGCCGGTATGCTGATCCAGTCCGAACGGGCGGAAGAGGCCGAATTCATGCTGCAAGCCGTGCCACCAGACGCCATTGAAAACGAAATCCTCAGCCAGTTGCTGGCCGAAGCCAAAAAAGCCAAATTGCAGGCGCAGGTGGTCGGGGTCGACACTTCAGCGTTGGAACAGCGGCTGGCTGAAAATCCCGACGACCTTGCCACCATGCTGGAGCTGGCGAAAATTCGCGTTGCGATGGATGACATCGAAGGCGGGTTGGAGCTGTATTTCACCGTCCACAAGAAAGACAGCAATTTCCAGGATGGGGCCGGCAAGCAGGGGATGCTCAGCACTTTTGAGCTGATCGGAGCGAAGAATCCGCTGGTGAAGAAGTATCGGAACAAGATGTTTTCGTTGATTTATTAA
- the prfB gene encoding peptide chain release factor 2 (programmed frameshift): MELNPTYTKIKDLQGRVDALRGYLDYEVKSERLEEVSRELELPDVWNDPKRAQELGKERSVLDGIVGGIDKITSGLADAKELLELAEMEDDEASANAVIADVDSIENEVKTLEFQRMFCGEMDMNNAFLDIQAGSGGTEAQDWAEMLLRMYLRWGEAKGFKTELIEATAGDVAGIKGATISFEGPYAFGWLRTETGVHRLVRKSPFDSGNRRHTSFTGVFVSPEVDDNIDIDINPADLRIDVYRASGAGGQHVNRTESAVRITHIPTNTVVQCQSGRSQHQNKDTAMKQLRAKLYELEMMKRNAEKQALEDSKSDIGWGSQIRSYVLDQSRIKDLRTGVETANTQAVLDGDLDKFIEASLKSGL; the protein is encoded by the exons ATGGAACTCAACCCCACCTACACCAAGATCAAAGACCTTCAGGGGCGCGTCGACGCTCTGAGGGGGTATCTT GACTACGAAGTCAAAAGCGAACGACTGGAAGAAGTAAGCCGCGAGCTCGAACTCCCTGACGTTTGGAACGACCCCAAACGCGCCCAGGAACTCGGCAAGGAACGCTCGGTGCTGGACGGCATCGTCGGCGGCATCGACAAGATCACCTCCGGCCTGGCCGATGCCAAAGAGCTGCTCGAACTGGCCGAAATGGAAGACGACGAAGCCAGCGCCAACGCCGTCATCGCTGATGTGGACAGCATCGAGAACGAAGTCAAAACCCTCGAATTCCAGCGCATGTTCTGCGGCGAAATGGACATGAACAATGCGTTCCTCGACATCCAGGCCGGTTCCGGCGGCACCGAGGCGCAGGATTGGGCGGAAATGCTGCTGCGCATGTATTTGCGTTGGGGTGAGGCCAAAGGTTTCAAGACCGAGCTGATCGAAGCCACCGCAGGTGACGTGGCGGGTATTAAGGGCGCGACCATTAGCTTTGAAGGGCCATACGCCTTCGGCTGGTTGCGTACTGAAACCGGCGTCCACCGTCTGGTGCGCAAATCGCCCTTCGACTCCGGCAACCGCCGCCACACCTCGTTTACCGGCGTATTCGTTTCCCCGGAAGTGGATGACAACATCGACATTGACATCAACCCGGCAGATTTGCGCATTGACGTTTACCGCGCCTCCGGCGCAGGTGGTCAGCACGTCAACCGGACGGAATCAGCTGTGCGTATCACCCACATTCCGACCAATACCGTTGTACAGTGCCAGAGCGGGCGTTCCCAGCACCAGAACAAGGACACCGCGATGAAACAATTGCGTGCCAAGTTGTACGAGCTGGAAATGATGAAGCGCAATGCCGAAAAGCAGGCGCTGGAAGACAGCAAATCCGACATTGGTTGGGGCAGCCAGATCCGTTCCTACGTCCTCGACCAGTCGCGCATCAAGGATTTGCGTACCGGCGTGGAAACGGCCAACACCCAGGCGGTGCTGGATGGCGACCTCGATAAATTTATTGAAGCAAGTTTGAAAAGCGGACTCTAA